One Aneurinibacillus migulanus genomic region harbors:
- the mutS gene encoding DNA mismatch repair protein MutS yields the protein MKYTPMIQQYLAIKAQYQDAFLFFRLGDFYELFFEDALTASRELEITLTGREGGGEERIPMCGVPHHSVDAYIAQLIEKGYKVAICEQVEDPKQAKGVVRREVTRVITPGTVMEGKLLQDKENNYLLSALMGDSAFALAACDISTGEFHVTEVPTKSQLFDEIMQYRPSELVLLTGEETPEDEELSEQLALYSIVVTKRSVDIDMQEDSQAGFTALFSDVKSGRESTPTMLAASRGLLSYLKETQKRSLDHLHRVNLYEAAAFMVLDQFTRRNLELVETIREKSKKGSLLWLLDQTVTAMGGRLLRRWIDKPLLSRKEIERRQEAVQALLDGWLARDELRTCLKDVYDLERLAGRIAYGTASPRDLVQLKSSLRAIPMLKRTLRELAGDSGALRDVAGRLDPCLDIIDIIETGIVDDPPIAIKEGGLIKEGYHDYLDKLRTASREGKQWIAGLEQQERQVTGIRSLKVGYNKVFGYYIEVTKANLAALPEGRYERKQTLANAERFITPELKEKEALILEAEEKRSELEYQLFVEIREKIAHQVKRLQALAMQVATVDVLQSFATVAQDNRYVKPEILADGQLVIQDGRHPVVEAVLRGEPFVPNDTELGTDQQILLITGPNMAGKSTYMRQVALIVIMAQIGSFVPAEFVQITPVDRIFTRIGAADDLVGGQSTFMVEMKEIEVTLSNAGERSLVIIDELGRGTSTSEGMSIAQAVIEYLHNDIGCKTLVSTHYHELSHLEATLGCLKNFHMAVNETEDNVIFLRKLIHGPADKSYGIYCAQIAGLPPRIIERANQLLDEYEGAVAREVMSEGEDLRLPEGSSSVAEPQLDLVQEPVPASAVKIVEEIEQLDLFGEPVRSVQEKRTERPVANKTEEKALKKLREADLLNMTPMQAMNFLFELKQHM from the coding sequence ATGAAATATACCCCCATGATCCAGCAATACCTCGCAATCAAAGCCCAGTACCAAGATGCTTTTTTATTCTTTCGGTTGGGCGATTTCTATGAGCTTTTCTTTGAGGACGCGCTGACTGCGTCGCGGGAATTGGAGATTACGTTGACCGGACGCGAAGGGGGCGGCGAAGAACGCATTCCGATGTGCGGCGTGCCGCACCATTCGGTGGATGCATACATTGCCCAGTTAATCGAGAAAGGCTATAAGGTTGCAATTTGTGAACAGGTAGAAGACCCAAAGCAAGCTAAAGGCGTAGTGCGCAGGGAAGTAACCCGTGTTATTACACCAGGTACGGTAATGGAAGGCAAGCTTCTGCAAGATAAAGAAAATAATTATTTGCTTTCAGCGCTTATGGGCGACTCGGCGTTTGCGCTTGCCGCATGCGATATTTCTACCGGCGAATTTCATGTAACGGAAGTGCCGACCAAATCGCAACTGTTCGATGAGATTATGCAGTACCGCCCGTCAGAACTTGTGCTGCTTACCGGAGAAGAAACGCCAGAAGATGAAGAGTTATCTGAACAGTTGGCTTTGTATTCCATAGTTGTAACGAAGCGTTCCGTGGATATAGATATGCAGGAAGATTCACAAGCTGGATTTACCGCGCTGTTCAGTGATGTGAAGAGTGGACGGGAGAGCACTCCGACAATGCTTGCGGCGTCACGTGGCCTATTGTCGTATCTAAAAGAGACCCAGAAGCGGTCGCTTGATCATTTGCATCGGGTGAATTTGTATGAAGCGGCTGCTTTTATGGTGCTCGATCAATTTACACGACGCAATCTTGAATTGGTAGAAACCATTCGGGAAAAATCGAAGAAAGGCTCGCTGCTGTGGCTATTGGACCAGACGGTGACCGCTATGGGTGGAAGGCTTTTACGCCGCTGGATTGACAAGCCGCTTCTTAGTAGAAAGGAGATTGAACGTCGCCAGGAAGCAGTACAAGCGCTTCTGGATGGGTGGCTGGCACGAGATGAACTGCGCACCTGCCTAAAGGACGTGTATGACCTGGAACGTTTAGCGGGACGTATCGCATATGGTACGGCAAGCCCACGGGACTTAGTGCAGCTGAAATCTTCGTTACGAGCAATACCGATGCTTAAACGCACACTTCGCGAATTGGCGGGAGATTCGGGAGCGCTGCGGGATGTGGCAGGCCGATTGGACCCTTGCCTAGATATTATTGATATTATTGAGACAGGTATTGTTGATGACCCGCCGATCGCCATCAAAGAAGGCGGGTTAATTAAAGAAGGCTACCACGATTATTTGGACAAGCTGCGTACAGCCAGCCGTGAAGGCAAGCAATGGATTGCCGGGTTGGAACAGCAGGAGCGGCAAGTGACGGGTATTCGTTCTCTAAAGGTCGGATATAACAAAGTATTCGGTTATTATATTGAAGTTACCAAAGCGAATCTCGCCGCGTTGCCGGAGGGACGCTATGAGCGCAAGCAAACACTGGCTAATGCCGAGCGCTTTATTACACCAGAGCTGAAAGAAAAGGAAGCACTCATTCTGGAAGCGGAAGAAAAACGTTCGGAGCTGGAATACCAGTTGTTTGTAGAAATTCGAGAAAAAATCGCGCATCAGGTGAAAAGGTTACAGGCGTTGGCTATGCAGGTAGCGACGGTAGACGTGCTTCAGTCGTTTGCCACTGTGGCCCAGGATAATCGATATGTGAAGCCGGAGATATTAGCAGACGGGCAGCTTGTCATTCAGGACGGCCGTCACCCTGTTGTAGAAGCGGTGCTGCGTGGCGAGCCCTTTGTACCGAATGACACCGAGCTTGGGACCGACCAGCAAATCTTGTTGATTACCGGTCCGAATATGGCTGGGAAAAGCACATACATGCGTCAGGTCGCGCTTATCGTCATCATGGCACAGATAGGTAGCTTCGTACCGGCAGAATTCGTGCAAATAACGCCGGTCGACCGCATTTTCACCCGGATTGGAGCCGCGGATGATTTGGTGGGTGGTCAGAGTACGTTTATGGTTGAGATGAAGGAGATTGAAGTTACGTTGTCGAATGCAGGTGAGCGCAGTCTCGTCATCATTGATGAACTTGGCCGAGGAACCTCGACTTCGGAAGGAATGTCCATCGCACAAGCCGTTATCGAGTACCTGCACAATGATATTGGCTGTAAGACACTCGTCTCCACCCATTATCATGAATTGTCCCATCTTGAAGCAACGCTTGGTTGTCTGAAAAACTTCCATATGGCCGTTAATGAAACGGAGGACAATGTTATTTTCCTGCGTAAGCTCATTCACGGTCCGGCGGATAAGAGCTATGGTATTTATTGTGCTCAAATTGCAGGGCTGCCTCCACGCATCATTGAACGGGCCAACCAACTGCTGGACGAATATGAAGGAGCAGTAGCGCGGGAGGTTATGTCAGAGGGTGAGGATCTGCGTTTGCCAGAGGGAAGTTCCTCGGTAGCGGAACCGCAGCTTGATCTCGTACAAGAACCTGTACCAGCTAGTGCAGTCAAGATAGTGGAGGAAATCGAACAGCTCGATCTTTTTGGCGAACCGGTTCGTTCTGTTCAAGAGAAAAGGACGGAGCGACCTGTAGCTAACAAGACGGAAGAAAAGGCATTGAAAAAATTGCGTGAAGCGGATTTATTGAATATGACGCCGATGCAGGCGATGAACTTTTTGTTTGAATTAAAGCAGCATATGTAA
- a CDS encoding putative amidoligase domain-containing protein: MTCFLLYGQANVPDAPLLELWPGKSGPFVTERPDFVVQWGEAGLSACERHTVVLNGKEALKNATDSTITAKMLADSGIPHSIADTSATATIRRYIAIVFQQDMISLYRSSGRRLWLNNRVKEGEDRYEEIEVEQKMREMRRLKQYAIQSVHTLGLDFAAVYLGVDMQGTMRVLNIAPTFRMTRMLARKFISHLENFRREYSASDVPIMLGTDIEFILRNRTGKLVLASDCFPKEGRVGCDRVCVRGDETKELLPLAELRPDPAADARDLFRNLYRTMMAGIRKTGSPHIEWVAGGMPLTGYPMGGHIHFSGPVPNAQWLRALDGYLALSVFMLESPRSLARRPRYGQLGDMRYQFHGGFEYRTLPSFLVSPKVTRGVLALSHLIAVSYRGLRTLPFLDPEMHHAFYHGDRDTVAPLVPRLWDELRETEMYAHYATYLDPFAQQVLSRTQWDEYSDIRPAWKLPPFQPETTVFRRAYEHSML; this comes from the coding sequence ATGACTTGTTTTCTGCTGTACGGTCAAGCGAATGTTCCCGATGCACCCTTGCTTGAGCTATGGCCTGGAAAGTCAGGCCCCTTTGTAACTGAGCGGCCGGATTTCGTAGTGCAATGGGGCGAAGCAGGGCTTTCCGCTTGCGAGCGACATACAGTGGTACTAAACGGAAAGGAAGCGTTAAAGAATGCCACAGATTCCACGATTACAGCCAAAATGCTCGCTGATAGCGGAATTCCCCATAGTATTGCTGACACGTCTGCTACTGCCACGATTCGCCGCTATATCGCGATTGTGTTTCAACAGGATATGATTAGCCTATATCGTTCGTCCGGACGTCGTCTCTGGTTGAATAACCGTGTTAAAGAAGGAGAGGACAGGTACGAAGAGATAGAAGTTGAACAGAAAATGAGAGAAATGCGCCGCCTCAAACAATATGCAATACAGAGTGTGCACACATTGGGGCTGGATTTTGCGGCTGTTTATTTAGGTGTTGACATGCAAGGAACGATGCGGGTACTTAACATTGCGCCCACTTTCCGGATGACCCGCATGTTGGCCCGGAAATTTATTTCTCACCTCGAAAATTTCCGCCGAGAGTACAGCGCATCTGATGTACCTATTATGTTAGGAACCGATATAGAATTCATACTCCGTAATCGGACAGGAAAATTGGTGCTGGCTTCCGATTGTTTTCCGAAAGAAGGGCGAGTTGGTTGTGACCGTGTCTGTGTACGGGGCGATGAGACAAAGGAGCTACTTCCGTTAGCGGAGCTACGACCTGATCCTGCAGCCGATGCGAGAGATTTGTTTCGCAATTTGTACCGTACGATGATGGCAGGTATCCGAAAAACCGGTTCACCGCATATCGAATGGGTAGCGGGTGGTATGCCTTTGACCGGGTATCCAATGGGCGGGCATATCCACTTCAGTGGTCCTGTACCAAATGCGCAATGGTTGCGCGCCTTGGACGGATATTTGGCACTCTCTGTATTTATGCTGGAAAGTCCACGTTCGCTTGCCCGCAGACCGCGCTATGGACAACTAGGGGATATGCGATATCAATTCCATGGTGGATTTGAATACCGGACATTGCCGAGCTTCCTTGTGTCTCCTAAAGTAACACGTGGTGTGCTAGCATTAAGTCACCTGATCGCTGTGTCATACCGGGGACTTCGAACACTGCCGTTCCTGGACCCGGAGATGCACCATGCTTTTTATCATGGCGATCGTGATACAGTGGCACCGCTCGTGCCTCGCTTGTGGGATGAATTGCGTGAAACGGAAATGTATGCGCACTACGCTACGTATTTGGATCCGTTTGCACAGCAAGTTTTATCCCGGACTCAGTGGGATGAATATTCGGATATCCGTCCTGCCTGGAAGCTGCCACCGTTTCAGCCGGAGACGACTGTTTTCCGTCGAGCGTATGAACACAGTATGCTATAA
- the cotE gene encoding outer spore coat protein CotE: MSSTNKEKQAREIVTKAVCGRGRKFSEATHTVTPSHKTVTILGAWVINHTYRADKVGETVEVSGTYEINIWYSYNNNTETTVLKDTAKFVEIVPLSYYDPNLRGDVEVTARVTQEPNCVEAKIRPGGGIVVTVEREYAVEIVGETKLWVLVCDACSDEEKDDVFTDDFEELDDFADLDPDSFLD, encoded by the coding sequence ATGTCGAGTACAAATAAAGAGAAGCAGGCTCGGGAAATCGTCACCAAAGCTGTTTGTGGCCGGGGACGTAAGTTTTCCGAAGCCACCCATACCGTTACCCCATCCCACAAAACGGTCACTATCCTGGGGGCTTGGGTAATTAACCACACATACCGGGCCGACAAGGTAGGCGAGACAGTCGAGGTGAGCGGAACGTACGAAATCAACATCTGGTATTCCTACAACAACAACACAGAGACCACCGTGTTGAAGGATACCGCTAAGTTTGTCGAAATCGTTCCTCTTTCTTACTATGACCCGAATTTACGTGGAGATGTGGAAGTAACGGCGCGTGTAACGCAGGAACCGAACTGTGTAGAAGCCAAGATAAGACCTGGCGGTGGAATCGTAGTTACGGTAGAACGCGAATACGCGGTAGAAATCGTCGGAGAGACGAAGCTGTGGGTCTTGGTTTGCGATGCTTGCAGTGATGAAGAAAAGGACGATGTCTTTACTGACGATTTTGAGGAGCTGGACGATTTCGCAGACCTTGATCCAGACTCCTTCCTGGATTAA
- a CDS encoding RicAFT regulatory complex protein RicA family protein — MEEKQERTFDYSSIIGQAKELATLIANSEEVERFKQAEKKISANARVQELIAKIKQKQKQIVKLEHSRRYEEVPVLEQEIDTLQDELDSIPIVLEFKQTQQDINELLQMVTSVIANKVSENIIVSTGGDPLYNETGYPKARPEGVSGCGSSGCGN, encoded by the coding sequence ATGGAAGAGAAGCAGGAACGTACATTTGATTATTCGTCCATTATAGGGCAGGCCAAAGAACTAGCCACACTAATCGCGAACTCGGAAGAGGTAGAGCGTTTCAAGCAGGCCGAGAAAAAAATCAGCGCCAATGCCCGGGTGCAAGAATTAATCGCCAAGATTAAACAAAAACAGAAACAAATTGTTAAACTTGAGCACAGCCGCCGTTATGAAGAGGTCCCGGTACTTGAACAGGAAATCGATACGCTGCAGGACGAACTTGATTCGATCCCGATTGTGCTTGAGTTCAAACAGACACAGCAGGATATTAACGAATTGTTGCAGATGGTTACGAGTGTTATCGCCAACAAAGTGTCCGAGAATATTATTGTCTCTACCGGCGGTGACCCGTTGTACAATGAGACCGGATATCCGAAGGCGAGGCCTGAAGGCGTAAGTGGCTGCGGAAGCAGCGGTTGCGGGAACTAA
- the miaB gene encoding tRNA (N6-isopentenyl adenosine(37)-C2)-methylthiotransferase MiaB, which produces MTQGVKNNASSSVDLKSAPKKEKDYSQYFVGTAPSMKDAKKRTKNGIAYNEFEGIADDLRELGKGRTFLIRTYGCQANEHDTETITGLLQAMSFEATEDEREADVILFNTCAIRENAEDKVFGELGRLKHLKKEKPELVLGVCGCMSQEEAVVNRILKSYQHVDLIFGTHNIHRLPVLVRDAFFNKEMVVEVWSKEGDVVENVPKVRKEGLRAWVNIMYGCDKFCTYCIVPYTRGKERSRRPEDVIAEVRDLARQGYKEIFLLGQNVNAYGKDFTDIEYGFGDLMDEVRKIDVPRIRFTTSHPRDFDDHLIEVLAKKGNLVEHIHLPVQSGNSEVLKKMARKYTREHYLELVRKIKEAIPDVVLTTDIIVGFPGETEEQFQETLSLVEEVGFDSAYTFIYSPRHGTPAAGMEDNVSEQEKKDRLQRLIALVNRLGREKNEALRGQVLELLVEGPSKNNPEMMTGRTRTNKIVHFKGSEDCIGQLIHVKITEPQTWTLYGEVVAKVEV; this is translated from the coding sequence ATGACACAAGGAGTAAAAAATAATGCATCTTCTTCCGTGGACTTAAAATCCGCTCCGAAGAAGGAGAAAGACTATAGTCAATATTTTGTTGGCACGGCGCCAAGCATGAAAGATGCAAAGAAGCGGACGAAAAACGGCATCGCATACAACGAGTTTGAGGGCATAGCCGACGACTTGCGGGAATTAGGTAAAGGTCGTACGTTCTTGATTCGGACATACGGCTGTCAAGCCAATGAGCATGATACAGAAACGATTACCGGTTTGCTGCAGGCGATGAGCTTCGAGGCAACAGAAGATGAGAGAGAAGCGGATGTTATTCTGTTTAATACATGTGCTATCCGTGAGAACGCGGAGGACAAAGTTTTCGGCGAATTAGGTCGTTTAAAGCACCTTAAAAAAGAAAAGCCGGAGCTCGTTCTTGGCGTATGCGGCTGTATGTCGCAGGAAGAGGCGGTAGTTAACCGTATTCTTAAGAGCTACCAGCATGTCGATTTGATTTTTGGTACGCATAATATTCATCGCTTACCTGTACTGGTGCGGGATGCGTTCTTCAACAAGGAGATGGTTGTTGAAGTATGGTCGAAAGAAGGCGATGTAGTAGAGAATGTGCCGAAAGTTCGAAAAGAAGGGTTACGTGCGTGGGTAAACATTATGTATGGCTGTGATAAGTTCTGTACGTATTGTATTGTACCTTATACACGTGGTAAGGAACGCAGCCGCCGTCCAGAAGACGTTATCGCCGAGGTGCGCGATTTAGCTCGTCAAGGGTATAAAGAGATTTTCTTGCTTGGTCAGAATGTGAATGCATATGGTAAGGATTTCACGGATATAGAGTATGGCTTTGGTGATTTGATGGATGAAGTCCGGAAAATTGATGTGCCACGTATTCGTTTTACGACAAGCCATCCGCGTGATTTTGATGATCATTTAATTGAAGTACTTGCGAAGAAGGGCAATCTGGTGGAGCATATCCATCTTCCGGTACAATCCGGAAACAGTGAAGTTCTTAAGAAAATGGCTCGCAAGTATACGCGTGAACACTATCTTGAGTTAGTGCGCAAAATTAAGGAAGCGATTCCGGATGTCGTGCTGACTACAGATATTATCGTCGGTTTCCCGGGAGAGACGGAAGAGCAATTCCAGGAAACCCTGTCGCTTGTGGAAGAAGTAGGTTTTGATTCCGCCTATACGTTCATTTATTCACCGCGTCACGGTACACCAGCCGCCGGTATGGAAGACAATGTGAGCGAGCAAGAGAAAAAAGACCGTCTACAGAGGCTTATTGCACTGGTGAATCGATTAGGACGTGAAAAGAATGAAGCGTTACGAGGCCAAGTGCTTGAGTTATTAGTAGAGGGACCAAGCAAAAATAATCCAGAGATGATGACTGGACGTACGCGAACTAACAAAATTGTGCATTTTAAAGGTTCGGAAGACTGTATTGGCCAACTTATTCATGTTAAAATAACAGAGCCGCAAACGTGGACATTATACGGTGAAGTGGTAGCCAAAGTAGAGGTGTAA
- a CDS encoding chemotaxis protein CheX, with protein sequence MQASQINAILSGTRGVLENHLGMQVMPGKPSMQMNPIFSGQVSVIVGMTGTLKVDLILGMTQESVCAIIGKMFGGMEVQEIDDMGWSAFSEFGNWVGAACCTELINNGYDVNITPPIINEGESKFRSVHKFISIPFQVEENEIMVHISAQQA encoded by the coding sequence ATGCAGGCAAGTCAGATTAATGCGATTTTATCCGGCACGCGTGGCGTATTGGAAAATCATTTGGGCATGCAGGTGATGCCGGGCAAGCCATCGATGCAGATGAATCCGATATTTTCCGGGCAAGTATCTGTCATTGTAGGTATGACGGGCACGCTGAAGGTGGACCTGATTCTTGGCATGACACAGGAATCGGTCTGTGCCATTATTGGTAAAATGTTTGGTGGTATGGAAGTGCAAGAAATCGATGATATGGGCTGGAGTGCATTTTCCGAATTTGGAAACTGGGTGGGAGCAGCCTGTTGTACGGAATTAATAAATAACGGATATGATGTGAACATCACTCCGCCGATTATTAATGAAGGTGAGAGCAAGTTCCGTTCTGTACATAAGTTTATCAGCATTCCGTTTCAAGTAGAAGAGAATGAAATTATGGTGCATATCAGTGCGCAGCAAGCATAG
- a CDS encoding response regulator has translation MSKRILIVDDASFMRMMIKGFLTKHGYTVADEAANGAEAVEKYKQVSPDLVTMDITMPEMDGIEAVKAIRQMDPNAKIIMCSAMGQQNMVVQAIQAGARDFIVKPFQEDRVIEAIKKVLA, from the coding sequence ATGAGCAAACGTATTTTGATAGTAGATGACGCATCTTTTATGCGAATGATGATTAAAGGCTTTTTGACGAAGCATGGATATACGGTAGCCGATGAAGCAGCCAACGGCGCGGAAGCAGTAGAGAAGTACAAGCAGGTTTCCCCTGACCTTGTTACGATGGATATTACCATGCCGGAGATGGATGGTATTGAAGCGGTAAAAGCTATTCGTCAGATGGACCCGAATGCAAAGATTATTATGTGTTCTGCCATGGGACAGCAAAACATGGTCGTACAGGCGATTCAGGCTGGTGCCCGTGATTTTATCGTTAAACCGTTTCAGGAAGATCGGGTAATTGAAGCCATCAAAAAAGTTCTTGCGTAA
- a CDS encoding class I SAM-dependent methyltransferase, which translates to MSVNNTDKKVRLPRITEMAHRLLAERVRAGDTVIDATAGNGHDTLFLAELVGDTGRVHAYDVQSSAIRATEVRLESVGYKDRVELHHASHTDIAEREEPIQAAIFNLGYLPGSDKQIITQADSTLEAVQSALSRLMSGGIVLLVVYVGHAGGEKEAEALERYARTLSTHEYLVLKYEYINPDNRPPYILAIEKK; encoded by the coding sequence GTGAGTGTGAATAATACAGATAAAAAAGTCCGATTGCCACGCATAACGGAGATGGCGCACCGGCTATTGGCGGAACGGGTAAGAGCAGGCGACACGGTCATTGACGCGACCGCTGGCAATGGGCATGATACGTTATTTCTTGCAGAATTGGTCGGCGATACAGGACGGGTACACGCATATGATGTACAGAGTTCGGCTATCCGGGCTACAGAAGTACGCCTGGAATCCGTTGGATATAAGGACAGGGTAGAGCTGCATCATGCTTCCCATACGGATATTGCCGAACGGGAAGAACCGATTCAGGCAGCTATTTTCAATTTGGGATATTTGCCTGGCTCGGATAAACAAATTATTACACAGGCAGATTCTACACTTGAAGCTGTTCAATCCGCACTCTCGCGCCTTATGTCGGGTGGTATAGTCTTGCTTGTTGTCTATGTGGGGCATGCAGGAGGGGAGAAGGAAGCGGAAGCGTTGGAACGCTATGCACGAACACTTTCTACCCATGAATATCTTGTGTTGAAATATGAATACATCAATCCAGATAACCGTCCACCTTATATTTTGGCCATTGAGAAAAAATAA
- a CDS encoding MBL fold metallo-hydrolase — protein MKLTVLGYQSPAPGPGGATPGYLLETAQGKILIDCGSGVYAQLMKHIRIEELTAVVLSHYHHDHICDMLILQYGVMMAEIFGKRSGAMPVFGPAEPQDWAKKMNYQKHTQLHTVKESDTLTIAGVEFTFLRTDHPLLCYAMKITDGKKTIVYGADTGPETNWHGFADGCDLFICEGTFTEAYVPNGKRGHLSAREAAQTAQRLGVKQLLITHLSPDIDRTSYEKEAAGGGFTGLWQLADIGQVIEL, from the coding sequence ATGAAGCTTACTGTATTGGGTTACCAATCACCAGCTCCAGGCCCGGGAGGTGCGACTCCTGGCTATTTATTGGAAACCGCACAGGGGAAAATTTTAATTGATTGCGGTAGTGGTGTTTATGCGCAGTTGATGAAACACATTCGAATCGAAGAACTGACGGCCGTTGTATTGTCTCATTATCATCATGACCATATTTGCGATATGCTGATTCTGCAGTACGGCGTCATGATGGCCGAAATTTTTGGAAAGCGGAGCGGAGCGATGCCGGTATTTGGACCAGCAGAACCACAAGATTGGGCGAAGAAAATGAATTATCAAAAGCATACACAGCTTCATACAGTCAAGGAAAGCGATACGTTAACCATTGCGGGCGTTGAATTTACTTTCCTGCGAACGGATCATCCTCTTCTCTGTTATGCAATGAAAATTACAGATGGCAAGAAAACGATTGTATATGGAGCAGATACAGGGCCGGAAACGAATTGGCATGGCTTTGCTGATGGATGTGATTTATTTATTTGCGAAGGTACGTTCACTGAAGCCTATGTGCCTAATGGCAAACGAGGGCATTTATCGGCACGGGAAGCCGCGCAAACGGCACAACGTCTTGGGGTTAAACAGCTCTTGATTACTCATCTGTCACCAGATATTGATCGCACCTCTTATGAGAAAGAAGCGGCTGGTGGCGGTTTTACGGGGCTCTGGCAACTTGCGGATATTGGACAGGTGATTGAGCTGTGA
- a CDS encoding 2-oxoacid:ferredoxin oxidoreductase subunit beta yields MATFKDFRNSVKPNWCPGCGDFSVQAAIQRAAASVGLEPENLAVVSGIGCSGRISGYINAYGVHGIHGRSLPIAQGLKMANRELTVIASGGDGDGFAIGMSHTIHAIRRNMDITYIVMDNQIYGLTKGQTSPRSAEGFVTKSTPKGSIEPSMKPLELALAAGATFVAQTMSSDLKGMTSLIEQGLQHKGFSLINVFSPCVTFNKVNTYDWFKEHVKNLSDVEGYDAHDRIAAMRVLMETDGLVNGLIYQNKDRDSYESMVAGFKEEGLVKQDLTIEEAKFQKLMAEFM; encoded by the coding sequence ATGGCAACATTTAAAGATTTCCGCAATAGTGTTAAACCAAACTGGTGTCCAGGATGCGGCGACTTCTCTGTACAAGCAGCGATTCAGCGCGCCGCAGCAAGCGTAGGACTTGAACCTGAAAATCTCGCCGTTGTCTCTGGTATTGGATGTTCCGGTCGTATCTCCGGTTATATCAATGCATATGGTGTACACGGTATTCACGGACGTTCGCTTCCGATTGCGCAAGGTCTGAAAATGGCAAACCGTGAACTAACAGTTATCGCATCTGGTGGTGACGGAGACGGTTTTGCAATTGGCATGAGTCATACCATCCATGCGATTCGTCGCAACATGGATATCACATATATTGTTATGGACAACCAAATTTACGGCCTGACAAAAGGGCAAACATCTCCGCGTTCGGCTGAAGGCTTCGTAACGAAGTCTACACCGAAAGGCTCCATCGAGCCGTCCATGAAGCCGCTTGAGCTAGCGCTTGCAGCTGGTGCAACTTTCGTGGCGCAAACGATGTCCAGCGATTTGAAAGGCATGACCAGCTTAATTGAGCAAGGTCTGCAACATAAAGGATTCTCGCTTATCAACGTATTCAGCCCGTGCGTTACATTTAACAAAGTAAATACGTACGACTGGTTCAAAGAGCATGTGAAGAATCTGAGCGACGTGGAAGGCTACGATGCGCATGACCGCATTGCAGCAATGCGTGTGCTGATGGAAACAGATGGTCTGGTGAACGGTCTGATTTACCAAAACAAAGACCGTGATTCATACGAAAGCATGGTTGCTGGCTTCAAAGAGGAAGGACTTGTAAAACAAGACCTGACAATCGAAGAAGCGAAATTCCAAAAGCTTATGGCTGAATTTATGTAA